In one window of Brachyhypopomus gauderio isolate BG-103 unplaced genomic scaffold, BGAUD_0.2 sc65, whole genome shotgun sequence DNA:
- the gck gene encoding hexokinase-4 isoform X1: MTGRKCVMDPSTMTKVDQILSELLLTKEELKEVMNRMQQEMDRGLRLETHEGASVKMLPTYVRSTPEGSEVGDFLALDLGGTNFRVMLVKVGEDEERGWKVETKHRMYSIPEDAMTGTAEMLFDYIAECISDFLDKHGIKHKKLPLGFTFSFPVRHEDLDKGILLNWTKGFKASGAEGNNVVGLLRDAIRRRGDFEMDVVAMVNDTVATMISCYYEDRSCEVGMIVGTGCNACYMEEMCTVELVEGEEGRMCVNTEWGAFGGNGELEDFRLEYDRVVDEMSLNPGKQLYEKMIGGKYMGELVRLVLLKLLNEGLLFNGEASDTLKTRGSFETRFVSQIESDTGDRKQIYNILSSLGVLPSELDCDIVRLACESVSTRAAHMCGAGLAGVLNLMRKRRCQEEMKITVGVDGSVYKLHPRFKERFHKIVRELTPNCDITFIQSEEGSGRGAALISAVACKMAARMITP, translated from the exons ATGACTGGCAGAAAATGTGTGATGGACCCTTCCACCATGACCAAG GTGGACCAAATCCTCTCTGAGCTTCTGTTGACCAAGGAGGAGCTGAAGGAGGTGATGAATCGTATGCAGCAGGAGATGGACCGGGGACTCCGGCTGGAGACGCACGAGGGGGCCAGTGTGAAAATGCTGCCCACCTACGTCCGCTCCACCCCTGAAGGGTCCG AGGTGGGAGACTTCCTGGCTTTGGACCTGGGTGGCACCAACTTCCGTGTGATGCTGGTGAAGGTgggggaggatgaggagaggggCTGGAAGGTGGAGACGAAGCACCGTATGTACTCCATCCCTGAGGACGCCATGACCGGCACTGCTGAGATG CTTTTTGACTACATCGCTGAGTGCATATCGGACTTCCTGGACAAACATGGCATCAAACACAAGAAACTCCCTCTGGGGTTCACCTTCTCTTTCCCGGTCCGTCACGAAGACCTGGATAAG GGAATTCTGTTGAATTGGACAAAAGGTTTCAAGGCATCTGGAGCTGAAGGCAACAATGTTGTGGGTCTGCTCCGAGATGCTATCAGAAGGAGGGGG GACTTTGAGATGGATGTGGTCGCCATGGTGAATGACACAGTGGCAACTATGATTTCCTGTTACTATGAAGACCGTAGCTGTGAGGTTGGCATGATAGTGG GCACAGGGTGTAATGCGTGTTATATGGAGGAAATGTGTACAGTGGAGCTGGTGGAGGGGGAAGAGGGCAGgatgtgtgtgaacacagagTGGGGCGCTTTTGGCGGGAACGGAGAGCTGGAAGACTTCCGTCTGGAATATGACCGCGTTGTGGACGAGATGTCACTGAACCCCGGAAAACAGCT GTATGAGAAGATGATTGGTGGGAAGTACATGGGTGAGCTGGTTCGTCTCGTCCTGCTGAAGCTACTTAACGAGGGGCTGCTCTTTAACGGGGAGGCGTCAGACACGCTAAAAACACGCGGCAGCTTCGAGACTCGATTTGTGTCCCAGATCGAAAG TGACACAGGAGACAGGAAGCAGATCTATAACATCCTGAGTTCCCTGGGCGTCCTGCCGTCTGAGCTGGACTGTGACATTGTCCGTTTGGCCTGCGAGAGCGTGTCCACACGTGCCGCTCACATGTGTGGGGCGGGGCTAGCCGGCGTCCTCAACCTCATGAGAAAGCGCCGCTGCCAGGAGGAGATGAAGATCACGGTGGGCGTGGACGGCTCCGTCTACAAGCTCCACCCACG ATTCAAAGAGCGCTTTCACAAAATTGTACGAGAGCTGACGCCAAACTGTGACATCACCTTCATCCAATCAGAAGAAGGGAGTGGCCGAGGAGCCGCGCTCATATCGGCGGTGGCCTGCAAGATGGCTGCTCGCATGATAACGCCGTAA
- the LOC143490298 gene encoding synaptobrevin homolog YKT6-like encodes MKLFSLSVLYKGHAKVNLLKAAYELSSFSYFQRSSIQEFMAFTGALIVERSVLGNRSSVKEKDYMCHVHIRDDGLSAVLIADSEYPQRVCFSLLDKVLDEFSRQVDDREWSTGTPDSIRFPLLDEYLSKYQNPREADAITRLQAEVDETKIILHNTMDSLLQRGEKLDDLVQKSEDLGQTSKTFYKTARKHNSCCKMM; translated from the exons ATGAAGTTGTTTAGTCTGAGCGTCCTGTACAAAGGACATGCCAAAGTCAATCTTCTTAAAGCTGCCTACGAATTATCCTCATTCAGCTATTTTCAAAGATCCAG CATACAAGAGTTCATGGCATTCACCGGTGCCCTTATTGTTGAGCGCTCTGTGCTTGGGAATCGATCCTCAGTTAAAGAGAAAG ACTATATGTGTCATGTGCACATACGTGATGATGGTCTTTCTGCTGTGCTCATAGCCGATAGCGAGTACCCACagcgtgtgtgtttttctctccTTGACAAG GTGTTGGACGAGTTCTCCAGACAGGTGGATGACCGTGAGTGGTCAACCGGAACTCCAGACAGCATCCGATTCCCTCTGCTAGATGAGTATCTCAGCAAATACCAG AACCCCAGAGAAGCGGATGCAATAACTAGACTTCAGGCAGAAGTTGATGAGACAAAGATTATTTTG CACAACACCATGGATTCGTTGCTGCAGAGAGGAGAAAAGTTGGATGACTTGGTGCAGAAGTCAGAGGATTTAGGACAAACCTCCAAAACCTTTTACAAAACC GCTCGAAAGCACAACAGTTGCTGCAAAATGATGTGA
- the gck gene encoding hexokinase-4 isoform X2, which produces MNRMQQEMDRGLRLETHEGASVKMLPTYVRSTPEGSEVGDFLALDLGGTNFRVMLVKVGEDEERGWKVETKHRMYSIPEDAMTGTAEMLFDYIAECISDFLDKHGIKHKKLPLGFTFSFPVRHEDLDKGILLNWTKGFKASGAEGNNVVGLLRDAIRRRGDFEMDVVAMVNDTVATMISCYYEDRSCEVGMIVGTGCNACYMEEMCTVELVEGEEGRMCVNTEWGAFGGNGELEDFRLEYDRVVDEMSLNPGKQLYEKMIGGKYMGELVRLVLLKLLNEGLLFNGEASDTLKTRGSFETRFVSQIESDTGDRKQIYNILSSLGVLPSELDCDIVRLACESVSTRAAHMCGAGLAGVLNLMRKRRCQEEMKITVGVDGSVYKLHPRFKERFHKIVRELTPNCDITFIQSEEGSGRGAALISAVACKMAARMITP; this is translated from the exons ATGAATCGTATGCAGCAGGAGATGGACCGGGGACTCCGGCTGGAGACGCACGAGGGGGCCAGTGTGAAAATGCTGCCCACCTACGTCCGCTCCACCCCTGAAGGGTCCG AGGTGGGAGACTTCCTGGCTTTGGACCTGGGTGGCACCAACTTCCGTGTGATGCTGGTGAAGGTgggggaggatgaggagaggggCTGGAAGGTGGAGACGAAGCACCGTATGTACTCCATCCCTGAGGACGCCATGACCGGCACTGCTGAGATG CTTTTTGACTACATCGCTGAGTGCATATCGGACTTCCTGGACAAACATGGCATCAAACACAAGAAACTCCCTCTGGGGTTCACCTTCTCTTTCCCGGTCCGTCACGAAGACCTGGATAAG GGAATTCTGTTGAATTGGACAAAAGGTTTCAAGGCATCTGGAGCTGAAGGCAACAATGTTGTGGGTCTGCTCCGAGATGCTATCAGAAGGAGGGGG GACTTTGAGATGGATGTGGTCGCCATGGTGAATGACACAGTGGCAACTATGATTTCCTGTTACTATGAAGACCGTAGCTGTGAGGTTGGCATGATAGTGG GCACAGGGTGTAATGCGTGTTATATGGAGGAAATGTGTACAGTGGAGCTGGTGGAGGGGGAAGAGGGCAGgatgtgtgtgaacacagagTGGGGCGCTTTTGGCGGGAACGGAGAGCTGGAAGACTTCCGTCTGGAATATGACCGCGTTGTGGACGAGATGTCACTGAACCCCGGAAAACAGCT GTATGAGAAGATGATTGGTGGGAAGTACATGGGTGAGCTGGTTCGTCTCGTCCTGCTGAAGCTACTTAACGAGGGGCTGCTCTTTAACGGGGAGGCGTCAGACACGCTAAAAACACGCGGCAGCTTCGAGACTCGATTTGTGTCCCAGATCGAAAG TGACACAGGAGACAGGAAGCAGATCTATAACATCCTGAGTTCCCTGGGCGTCCTGCCGTCTGAGCTGGACTGTGACATTGTCCGTTTGGCCTGCGAGAGCGTGTCCACACGTGCCGCTCACATGTGTGGGGCGGGGCTAGCCGGCGTCCTCAACCTCATGAGAAAGCGCCGCTGCCAGGAGGAGATGAAGATCACGGTGGGCGTGGACGGCTCCGTCTACAAGCTCCACCCACG ATTCAAAGAGCGCTTTCACAAAATTGTACGAGAGCTGACGCCAAACTGTGACATCACCTTCATCCAATCAGAAGAAGGGAGTGGCCGAGGAGCCGCGCTCATATCGGCGGTGGCCTGCAAGATGGCTGCTCGCATGATAACGCCGTAA
- the myl7 gene encoding myosin regulatory light chain 2, atrial isoform, whose amino-acid sequence MASKKAAAKRRNVQRGSSNVFSMFEQSQIQEFKEAFGCIDQDRDGVIKKSDLKETYAQLGKLNVSDEELESMLAEGKGPINFTVFLTLFGEKLNGTDPEETILAAFKPFDPNATGFVNKDEFRRLLMTQADKFTADEVEQAFAVAPIDVAGNIDYKSLCYIITHGDEKEES is encoded by the exons ATG GCCAGTAAGAAAGCAGCAGCCAAGAGGAGGAATGTCCAGAGAGGCTCGTCCAATGTCTTCTCCATGTTTGAGCAGTCACAGATTCAGGAGTTCAAAGAG GCTTTCGGTTGTATTGATCAGGACCGAGATGGTGTCATTAAGAAGTCAGACTTGAAGGAAACATATGCACAGCTAG gcaAACTAAATGTGAGTGATGAGGAACTGGAGTCCATGTTGGCTGAAGGGAAAGGCCCCATCAACTTCACGGTTTTTCTCACCCTCTTTGGTGAAAAACTTAACG GGACAGACCCAGAGGAGACCATCCTCGCTGCGTTCAAACCTTTTGACCCAAATGCCACTGGGTTTGTCAATAAGGATGA GTTCAGAAGGCTACTGATGACCCAGGCGGACAAGTTTACCGCAGACGAG GTGGAGCAGGCCTTCGCAGTGGCTCCCATAGACGTGGCTGGAAACATCGACTACAAATCCCTGTGTTACATTATTACACACGGGGATGAGAAAGAAGAATCATGA